One Halovivax ruber XH-70 genomic region harbors:
- a CDS encoding sensor domain-containing protein translates to MSDAHHRLGSSRSTSGLTSLTDRQTYKNLAYLALAFPLGLAYFVGLTVGLSLGVGLAVLVIGIPLLVGVLFAARWLAAFERTLANELLDLDIAAPTDVSTAQNRTLTETVDAYLHADSTWHGVAFCYLKLALGTVAFTLLVVFIVVPAAFLTAPAHYQYSTIQLVGWEIDTLLEAILVVPIGAVVGVLGIHLLNATADVYGTIAESLLDGSE, encoded by the coding sequence ATGTCAGACGCCCATCACCGTCTCGGTTCCAGTCGGTCGACCAGCGGTCTCACGAGCCTCACCGACCGCCAGACGTACAAAAATCTCGCCTACCTCGCGCTCGCGTTCCCGCTCGGGCTCGCGTATTTCGTCGGACTCACGGTCGGTCTCTCCCTCGGGGTCGGGCTGGCGGTACTGGTGATCGGCATCCCGCTGCTCGTGGGCGTCCTGTTCGCCGCCCGGTGGCTCGCTGCGTTCGAACGGACGCTCGCGAACGAGTTGCTCGATCTCGATATCGCCGCTCCAACGGATGTCTCCACGGCGCAGAATCGAACCCTGACGGAGACGGTCGACGCGTATCTTCACGCCGACTCCACCTGGCACGGCGTGGCGTTTTGCTACCTGAAACTGGCGCTCGGAACGGTCGCGTTCACGTTGCTGGTCGTCTTCATCGTCGTTCCGGCCGCGTTCCTGACGGCACCCGCCCACTACCAGTACTCGACGATCCAGCTCGTCGGGTGGGAGATCGATACGCTCCTCGAAGCCATCCTCGTCGTGCCGATCGGGGCTGTCGTCGGCGTGCTCGGAATCCATCTGCTCAACGCGACTGCCGACGTCTACGGGACGATCGCCGAGTCGTTACTGG
- a CDS encoding bactofilin family protein, which produces MGAKSSGSRQQTNRHRLRQIGAVVLVTLLLVGSMPLAVTAQTDGDAGGSVVVEEGETVDTVNAFAGHVVVRGTVEGDVMALAGNVRIAESGSVEGDVSAFAGNVEIAGTVEGDVMAAGGNLQIAESASIAGDLEAGAGTAMIDGEIDGDAEISADTITLGETASIGGDLAYSGDLQGNQDAVSGTITEDANLGPDVGPNLGPLASWFVALYGLILNLILGAILLALFPYFSRRVAGRGGSSPLRAGLIGLGVLIVVPILLVAIAITVVGIPITILGFLVFAIVCWISLVYGWFTIGAWVLSAGGVESAWLALVVGLVGGALLSQLPFVGALLTFLVLLLGLGALSMGIYGNRRRERDSEARQTTWAGGE; this is translated from the coding sequence ATGGGCGCGAAATCGAGCGGGTCCAGACAGCAGACGAATCGGCACCGACTTCGTCAGATCGGCGCAGTCGTACTCGTCACCCTCCTGCTTGTCGGCTCTATGCCGCTGGCAGTGACAGCCCAGACGGACGGCGACGCCGGCGGCTCGGTCGTCGTCGAGGAGGGCGAAACGGTCGACACTGTGAACGCGTTCGCCGGCCACGTCGTCGTCCGCGGAACCGTCGAGGGCGACGTCATGGCGTTGGCGGGGAACGTCCGAATCGCCGAGAGCGGATCCGTCGAAGGCGACGTGAGCGCGTTCGCCGGAAACGTCGAAATCGCGGGGACCGTCGAAGGCGACGTCATGGCCGCCGGCGGCAACCTCCAGATCGCCGAGTCAGCGTCGATCGCGGGCGATCTCGAGGCCGGCGCCGGAACGGCGATGATCGACGGTGAGATCGATGGCGACGCCGAGATCTCGGCAGACACCATCACACTCGGCGAGACTGCCAGCATCGGCGGCGACCTCGCGTACTCGGGCGACCTGCAGGGCAATCAGGACGCCGTCTCGGGCACGATCACCGAGGACGCAAACCTCGGCCCCGATGTTGGGCCAAACCTGGGACCGCTGGCGTCCTGGTTCGTGGCGCTCTACGGACTCATCCTGAACCTCATTCTGGGAGCGATCCTGCTCGCGCTCTTCCCGTACTTCTCGCGTCGCGTCGCCGGCCGTGGGGGCTCGTCACCACTCAGAGCCGGCCTTATCGGCCTCGGCGTCCTGATCGTCGTACCGATCCTGCTCGTCGCCATCGCGATCACGGTCGTCGGCATCCCGATCACGATCCTCGGGTTCTTGGTCTTCGCGATCGTCTGCTGGATCTCGCTCGTCTACGGCTGGTTCACCATCGGTGCGTGGGTCCTCTCTGCCGGCGGCGTCGAGAGCGCCTGGCTCGCACTCGTCGTCGGGCTCGTCGGCGGCGCACTGCTCTCGCAACTGCCCTTCGTCGGGGCGCTCCTCACGTTCCTGGTCCTGCTGCTGGGCCTCGGGGCGCTCTCGATGGGAATCTACGGGAATCGGCGACGAGAACGAGATTCGGAGGCGAGACAGACGACGTGGGCAGGAGGTGAGTGA
- a CDS encoding DUF4397 domain-containing protein: MSPTRRTTIKGAAVAGGLAAIPGTVYATGEHDDDDRKSDDDHDGTGGSMAPEAAVRVAHLSPDAPNVDVYLAGDKVLSDVAYGTISHYLEVDTGSYNVRITAAGDPETVVFDDEVAVNSAYYTIAAIGELGADTFQPLILTDAGSALVRLVHTAPDAPAVDVYAGDSALFQNVAFGEASNYVAVPAGEYELSITPAGEAESVVATATAAVELGTAYSAFAIGYLEPPSDADGRDFAVEFAVDGPMAGDC; the protein is encoded by the coding sequence ATGTCTCCAACCAGACGTACCACGATCAAAGGGGCCGCCGTCGCCGGCGGACTCGCAGCTATTCCAGGTACCGTCTACGCCACCGGCGAGCACGATGACGACGATCGAAAATCGGACGACGACCACGATGGAACGGGAGGTTCGATGGCACCCGAAGCCGCCGTTCGCGTCGCTCACCTCTCGCCCGACGCGCCGAACGTCGACGTCTACCTCGCGGGCGACAAGGTCCTCTCGGACGTCGCCTACGGGACGATCTCGCACTACCTGGAGGTCGACACCGGAAGCTACAACGTCCGCATTACGGCTGCGGGCGACCCCGAAACGGTGGTCTTCGACGACGAGGTGGCGGTCAATTCCGCCTACTACACAATAGCGGCGATCGGCGAACTCGGCGCAGATACCTTCCAGCCGCTGATCCTGACCGACGCCGGGTCGGCACTGGTCCGTCTCGTCCACACCGCTCCCGACGCGCCAGCCGTCGACGTCTACGCCGGCGACAGTGCGCTCTTCCAGAACGTCGCGTTCGGGGAGGCGTCGAACTACGTCGCCGTCCCGGCAGGTGAGTACGAGCTCAGTATTACGCCAGCCGGAGAGGCGGAATCGGTCGTCGCGACGGCCACGGCGGCGGTCGAACTGGGAACGGCCTACTCCGCGTTCGCGATCGGCTACCTCGAACCGCCGAGTGACGCCGACGGGCGGGACTTCGCGGTGGAGTTCGCGGTCGACGGACCGATGGCTGGCGACTGCTAG
- a CDS encoding ORC1-type DNA replication protein — protein sequence MERDPDEGMLGWDETVFRNESVFEIDFVPETFRHRDSQMQSLTYALRPAVRGSRPLNVLVRGPPGTGKTTAIQRLYDEIGAETRDVRTIRVNCQVNSTRYSVFSRLFEGTFDYEPPSSGISFKKLFGQIAEQLVEDDRVLVVALDDVNYLFYENEASDTLYSLLRAHEEHTGAKIGVILVSSDPTLDVVDELDPRVQSVFRPEDVYFPVYDEREVVDILRERVERGFNEGVVTAPILDRVAELTAQSGDLRVGIDLFKRAGLNAEMRGSKTISVEDVESAYETSKYISLSRSLQGLSDSEAALVRVIAEHDGDQAGDVYEAFHDETDLGYTRYSEIVNKLDQLDLIDADYAEIEGRGRSRSLSLSYETDAVLDRLE from the coding sequence ATGGAACGGGACCCCGACGAGGGGATGCTGGGCTGGGACGAGACGGTGTTTCGCAACGAATCCGTCTTCGAGATCGACTTCGTCCCGGAGACCTTCAGGCACCGGGACTCGCAGATGCAGAGTCTCACCTACGCCCTGCGTCCCGCGGTCCGCGGGTCCCGCCCGCTGAACGTCCTCGTCCGGGGCCCACCGGGAACGGGGAAGACGACGGCGATCCAGCGCCTCTACGACGAGATCGGCGCCGAGACCCGGGACGTGCGGACGATCCGGGTCAACTGCCAGGTCAACTCGACGCGCTACTCCGTCTTCTCACGGCTGTTCGAGGGCACATTCGACTACGAACCACCCTCCTCGGGCATCTCCTTTAAGAAACTCTTCGGGCAGATCGCCGAACAACTCGTCGAGGACGACCGCGTGCTCGTCGTCGCACTGGACGACGTCAACTACCTCTTCTACGAGAACGAAGCATCCGACACGCTGTACTCGCTGCTTCGCGCCCACGAGGAACACACCGGCGCGAAGATAGGCGTGATCCTCGTCTCCTCCGATCCGACGCTCGACGTCGTCGACGAACTCGATCCGCGCGTCCAGAGCGTCTTCAGGCCGGAGGACGTCTACTTCCCCGTCTACGACGAGCGCGAGGTCGTCGACATCCTCCGTGAGCGCGTCGAGCGCGGGTTCAACGAAGGCGTCGTCACCGCGCCGATCCTGGATCGTGTCGCGGAACTCACCGCCCAGAGCGGCGACCTCCGGGTGGGGATCGACCTCTTCAAACGCGCGGGGCTAAACGCCGAGATGCGCGGCTCGAAGACGATCTCCGTCGAAGACGTCGAATCGGCCTACGAGACCTCGAAGTACATCAGCCTCTCGCGTAGCCTGCAGGGACTATCGGACTCCGAAGCCGCGCTCGTCCGGGTCATCGCCGAACACGACGGCGACCAGGCCGGCGACGTTTACGAGGCCTTCCACGACGAGACCGACCTCGGCTACACACGGTACTCGGAGATCGTCAACAAGTTAGATCAGCTCGACCTCATCGACGCCGACTACGCCGAGATCGAGGGTCGCGGCCGCTCGCGTTCGCTCTCGCTGTCCTACGAGACGGACGCCGTGCTCGATCGACTCGAGTAG
- a CDS encoding sensor histidine kinase: MAVTATRSLGTVLAAVVLLEVLTFALSEPDILSNKLYISGMLSMLPFLGGLLYAPYWLERSNISSVRYPRIARWWVGGVVVFLLINAMLILAMPSEPWTVVVGWLRWSIVIGASVGLLIGIIEARAIERARTAERNAVRAEQLEKQRDLLDYLNSILRHEVLNTAAIVDGYATRLLDDGETLDADEQEWAQVIHEEADDLSTVIDDVRVLLRTASGDHELHPVDLTSVLEDEVASLERATDATVETNLPASVYVRGDSLLSRVFGNILGNAVEHNDGPDPWVGITVTVDDETVRVDIADNGPGVSPAEHDSIFDRERGHANTHGLGLYLVDKLVTTYGGDVSLAETGPDGSKFTVELPKVPAPDDGQTRTESPESEQTGPTSTEPATD; this comes from the coding sequence GTGGCGGTCACGGCGACGCGCTCCCTGGGCACCGTGCTGGCAGCCGTGGTACTCCTCGAGGTTCTTACCTTCGCACTCAGCGAACCCGACATCCTGTCCAACAAGCTCTACATCTCCGGGATGCTCTCGATGCTGCCCTTCCTTGGCGGACTGTTGTACGCGCCGTACTGGCTCGAACGGTCGAATATCTCGTCAGTCCGGTACCCGCGGATCGCGCGCTGGTGGGTCGGCGGCGTCGTCGTATTTTTGCTCATCAATGCGATGTTGATCCTGGCGATGCCATCGGAGCCGTGGACGGTCGTCGTCGGATGGCTCCGCTGGTCGATCGTCATCGGTGCGAGCGTCGGCCTGTTGATCGGCATCATCGAGGCGCGAGCGATCGAGCGAGCGAGAACGGCCGAGCGGAATGCGGTTCGCGCCGAACAGCTAGAGAAGCAACGCGACTTGCTCGATTACCTGAACAGCATCCTCAGACACGAGGTCCTGAACACGGCGGCGATCGTCGACGGCTACGCGACGCGGTTGCTTGACGACGGGGAGACGCTCGACGCGGACGAACAGGAGTGGGCGCAGGTGATCCACGAGGAGGCGGACGACCTCTCGACCGTGATCGACGACGTTCGCGTGCTCCTGCGGACGGCCTCGGGCGACCACGAACTCCACCCGGTCGACCTCACGTCGGTCCTGGAGGACGAGGTGGCCTCGCTCGAACGGGCGACGGACGCCACGGTCGAGACCAACCTGCCCGCGTCGGTTTACGTCCGTGGCGACAGCCTGTTGTCCCGCGTCTTCGGAAACATCCTCGGGAACGCCGTCGAGCACAACGACGGGCCGGATCCGTGGGTCGGAATCACCGTAACCGTCGACGACGAGACGGTTCGTGTCGACATCGCCGACAACGGCCCCGGGGTTTCGCCGGCCGAACACGACTCCATCTTCGATCGGGAACGAGGACACGCGAACACGCACGGACTCGGGCTCTACCTCGTCGACAAGCTGGTGACGACCTACGGCGGGGACGTCAGCCTCGCGGAGACGGGTCCCGACGGGAGCAAATTCACCGTGGAACTGCCAAAGGTTCCAGCACCCGACGACGGCCAGACGAGGACGGAGTCGCCTGAGTCTGAGCAGACCGGACCGACGTCGACGGAGCCGGCGACGGACTGA
- a CDS encoding type II toxin-antitoxin system VapC family toxin, with amino-acid sequence MSYLLDTNVIVAAVTSDTDRSAAAVHALNGLEETYVSILTLMELRTVLAKKKRIDRDRVTQIEQRVRSRVEVTFPDSTDMFEANRLQEETLLYPMDALILASAAAVDATLVSFDGELREHGAISPTALE; translated from the coding sequence ATGAGTTATCTTCTCGACACTAACGTCATTGTTGCCGCTGTGACGAGTGATACGGACCGATCGGCGGCTGCCGTTCACGCGCTCAATGGTCTCGAAGAGACGTACGTGTCGATCCTGACCCTCATGGAGTTGCGGACGGTGCTGGCCAAAAAGAAGCGAATCGATAGGGACCGCGTCACACAGATCGAACAGCGGGTCCGATCCCGGGTAGAAGTGACGTTTCCGGACTCGACAGATATGTTCGAAGCAAATCGACTCCAGGAGGAGACACTCCTGTATCCGATGGATGCGCTTATCCTCGCATCCGCGGCGGCAGTCGATGCGACACTCGTCTCTTTCGACGGTGAATTGCGCGAGCATGGTGCGATCTCACCGACTGCACTCGAGTGA